The window AATGAGGTGCATCATAATCATTTTACACAGAGGAGAGCAataaggtcatttcatgtaaagaagaaaaagatggaaaGAAAAGGTGTTAGTGAACACCAATGACTCAGGAAAACTTAATTGTAGAAACTTTTCCTTCACCACATGGGAAGGATTCAAATGTCATCCTAGAATCCTAAAACATCCCCTTATGTACCACGGTCGAACATGGCCCTTTACTATTGTGAGATACTCTCTCAGAACCCGGTCACTCGGCCACCCGGCCATCCGAAAGCCGGCGTCAAGGGATTCACCTTTACCATGGCTTAAAGAAAGTACTATCCAAAAACATCTTGACAAGAGATGATTTGTTCCCATCTTCATGGAGAATCAGAAAGTACGTAcgccttttctcttttttaactTCCACCGCCCTTAGTCGTCACAATCCACCTTGCCTTTTGACCATCTCTTCATTTTCCCATAGAACTAGGCATCAGGCTCCTCTCTAGCTAGCGATGCCCCAttgcccagggagtgcccagtgATCATCTAACAGCTGGGCTGATTGGACCCAAGCTAGGATGTGTGCCTGCGTGCATTCCGGCGTGCCTACTTAGACCACCAATACAAAGTATAGAAAGACCAATCAGAACCATTTAAATTTTTTACTTTTACATCAAATTCTCACTACCTGAAGCTATCCAACCACAAATTAGTCCCAAATTGAATTTCTGGAGCCCACCCCAAAATCTACCTTATCGGACAATCTTTAAACATTGGATTTTTTACTTGGATGGAATAGAGGAGCATTTATACTATAATGTTATTATTGAATGATCTAGCTTGGGCAAAACTTAAGAACAACCCTTCTTGATAAATTTATCGAGTCGGCTAAAATATATTCACAAGAAAGATTCAATGAagctcaaattttgtggatttATAGTTTATTAGATTTGACTGtagaaattatttaaaaaacaataaaaaataaaatgatcattAAACTTTAAAATCATCTAATCTTAATTAAGTAGTAAAACAAGGCAAAAGTATTAAAAAACATTCATTAATTTAGCCAATGCAGCTTATACGAGTAGCTGTAATTTAGCCACATGAAGAATCTATATGTGATCAATCTGAACCAATGGTATGATGGATCCTGCACCTCTCCAGCGCACTTGTACGCTGCACAGCGTGCAGCGCACATCCCAGTGCACTGGCAtgtggatcgaggcctccccAACAGCACGATGTGTGCTGCACACCGTTCCGCgcgggagaggagctcaatcctgGTATGATAGATTGACAGAATTAGGATCTGTTTTCATTAATTATCTCTCAATAGAGACGTTGAATAAATACATGCACTGTGGCTGAAGTAATACATGGTAGGTAAGATTACacaatatcacatgtgatataaaaaCTGATTACATGGGAAATGAGAAGATTGAGTAAATATTATGTGAATATCCTTTGAGAACCGAATATTGACTTCCCAAGAATGGGAATTCCATATtcggtcaatacaccccctcaagttgaAGGGGAGACTTGGCGGACCTTCAGCTTGTCGCGCATGAACTGAAACCGAGCCGTGGGCAGCGCCTTGGTAAAAATGTCTGCTAGTTGATCAGCTGTTGAAATGAACTGCACAGAGAGATTCCGACTAGCCACTCGTTCCCGGACAAAGTGGAAGTCgatctcaatgtgcttggtgcGAGCGTGGAACACCGGATTTGCTGTCAAGTACGTCGCACCAAGATTATCACACCAGAGGATAGGTGACGACCGAATAGGACAATGTAATTCCTTGAACAATGCTTCTAACCATATGAGCTCAGCGGTGGCATCAGCTAGAGCTTTGTACTCCGACTCGGTGGATGAACGGGCCACGGTCTTTTGTTTTCTGGATGTCCAAGAAAGGAGATTTGGTCCAAGAAAAATGGCAAATCCTCCTGTTGATCTTCTATCACTGCTGttaccagcccagtcagcatccgAAAAAGCCTGGAGGGTTGGATTGTGggatttttccaaaaataacccTAATGTGGAGGTACCCTTAAGGTACCTTAAAATCCGTTTCACCTGTGTCCAGTGATCTTCTGTAGGGCTGTGCATAAATTGACAAACTCTGTTTACAGCAAACGAGACATCAGGCCTTGTTAATGTAACATACTGAAGGGCACCCACAATGGATCTGTACTTGGTGGGATCGGTCATGAGTGCACCCCCTGAATCTGTAGAGGTTGTGGACATTGGAGTCAAGATTGGCTTACAGTCCGTCATCCCAGCCCGGGTCAAGAGATCCTGTATGTACCTGTTTTGAGAGAGCAGTAGCCCATTACCATGAGGAGTAGCTTCGATCCCCAAGAAGAAATGTAATGGGCCCAAGTCCTTTATGGAGAATTCAGAAGCGAGGCTAGTCAACAGTTTACTTTCATAAGCAGGGCTATTACTTGTAACCAAAATATCGTCCACATAAATCAGGCAATATAATAAGACACCCCCTTGCTTGAAGATAAAAAGTGATGGATCCGTCTTTGAAGCCATAAAACCTTGGTCAATCAAGAAATTAGAGAGCCGATGAAACCAGGTCCggggtgcttgtttaagaccatagagggACCGGTGCAATTTACAGACATGATTAGGCAACGAATGGTCCACAAATCCAGGTGGCTGCTCCATGTAGACCTCTTCAGATAACTTGCCATGTAAAAAGGCATTGCAGCCTCTTCAGATAACTTGCCACGTGGCTCAATCCATCTCCCGCCACGATTGGAGAAGATCCGAATTGGGTGTTGAGACCTGTAAAagccttttttgtctttttttttgttctttttctttggttgtgTGCAGACTGGGTTAGCCACTTAGCCAGTACAATATATAAATTTTACCAACTATGCAAAGTTGATTCCATTAAATAATTTCTGCCATATGAAAAGGTGATTTTTAGTGATTCTGGCGATTAGAGATTGACCGGTTGAAACTTgtaactaggggtgcaagtttggctttGTCGGCCTGTACCCGCTTTGGCTCgtcctgagcccgaacaaggcctgggctgagatatttgacCCTAAGGGTGGGTCAAGGCTGAAAATTTGTggtcctgagtcagggtcg is drawn from Telopea speciosissima isolate NSW1024214 ecotype Mountain lineage chromosome 1, Tspe_v1, whole genome shotgun sequence and contains these coding sequences:
- the LOC122654449 gene encoding uncharacterized mitochondrial protein AtMg00810-like, translated to MLLSSLTSSDEEPTSYTSASKEPKWREAMSEEFHALLRNGTWKLVPYHSSMNLVGNKWVYRIKRNSDGSISRYKARLVAKGFHQREGIDYFDIFSATDPSLFIFKQGGVLLYCLIYVDDILVTSNSPAYESKLLTSLASEFSIKDLGPLHFFLGIEATPHGNGLLLSQNRYIQDLLTRAGMTDCKPILTPMSTTSTDSGGALMTDPTKYRSIVGALQYVTLTRPDVSFAVNRVCQFMHSPTEDHWTQVKRILRYLKGTSTLGLFLEKSHNPTLQAFSDADWAGNSSDRRSTGGFAIFLGPNLLSWTSRKQKTVARSSTESEYKALADATAELIWLEALFKELHCPIRSSPILWCDNLGATYLTANPVFHARTKHIEIDFHFVRERVASRNLSVQFISTADQLADIFTKALPTARFQFMRDKLKVRQVSPST